The Geotalea uraniireducens Rf4 genome window below encodes:
- a CDS encoding methyl-accepting chemotaxis protein, translated as MHIPIGYKFILGFIVVVASVAFVPDGVKHLGYSPEITNILSYAVAMTIGLILGWIFSKSFTKNISLLTAATEDISQGDLTKDIVTRNSVFLDETHEMAVSINRMVGNLRELVKHIRGTSENVSESSRTISSSALEINASSEEVAQAVEQISRGAETQAEMVTKSSKVIHEMAISVDLIARRAREASKAARETSLTAQRGGDLAKDSLTRMKSFFDSVELIGMQFMDLNTKLQQVGKIADFIGEIARQTNLLALNASIEAARAGEYGKGFAVVAEEVRKLADGAGKSAADIIELIAMVKEESRRVHETIADSSRNISAGKKNIDTTAESFREILNTVIETERKTNSIADLSQMQTAGAEKMVSMIDEIAKVAEDNAASTEEVSAATEEQSAAMQEMVHATAELTKLAEELLTIVEQFKVPGGAQLAL; from the coding sequence ATGCATATCCCCATAGGGTATAAGTTCATTTTGGGATTTATCGTAGTTGTAGCATCGGTCGCTTTTGTTCCCGACGGTGTCAAGCACCTCGGTTACTCGCCGGAAATCACCAATATCCTTTCCTATGCGGTTGCCATGACCATCGGCCTCATCCTCGGCTGGATTTTTTCCAAGAGCTTTACGAAGAACATCTCCCTCTTGACCGCAGCGACCGAAGACATAAGCCAGGGAGACCTGACCAAAGACATCGTCACCCGAAATTCGGTCTTCCTCGATGAAACCCACGAAATGGCCGTTTCCATCAACCGGATGGTTGGGAACCTGCGCGAACTCGTTAAACATATCCGGGGAACTTCCGAGAACGTATCCGAATCATCCCGCACCATCTCTTCTTCCGCACTGGAAATCAATGCGTCTTCCGAAGAGGTGGCGCAGGCCGTGGAGCAGATATCCCGGGGAGCTGAAACCCAGGCGGAAATGGTGACAAAAAGTTCCAAGGTCATCCACGAAATGGCCATTTCCGTAGATTTAATAGCCCGGAGAGCCAGGGAAGCGTCAAAGGCCGCCCGCGAAACCAGTCTTACGGCCCAAAGGGGTGGTGACCTGGCCAAGGATTCGCTGACACGGATGAAATCTTTCTTCGACAGTGTGGAACTGATCGGCATGCAGTTTATGGATTTGAACACCAAGTTACAGCAAGTGGGAAAGATCGCCGATTTTATAGGTGAAATCGCCAGACAGACAAATCTGCTTGCCCTCAACGCATCAATTGAAGCGGCACGGGCCGGCGAATACGGCAAGGGCTTTGCCGTTGTAGCCGAAGAAGTAAGAAAGCTTGCAGACGGAGCAGGAAAATCGGCAGCAGACATCATCGAGCTGATCGCAATGGTCAAGGAAGAAAGCCGCAGGGTCCACGAAACCATCGCCGATAGTTCCCGGAACATCAGCGCGGGCAAGAAAAACATCGATACCACGGCAGAGTCATTCCGCGAGATTCTCAACACGGTCATCGAAACCGAGCGCAAGACGAACAGTATCGCCGACCTCTCCCAGATGCAAACCGCCGGTGCCGAAAAGATGGTGTCGATGATCGATGAAATCGCCAAGGTGGCGGAAGATAATGCAGCTTCCACCGAAGAGGTTTCAGCGGCAACGGAAGAGCAGTCGGCCGCCATGCAGGAGATGGTCCATGCCACCGCAGAACTGACAAAGCTCGCTGAAGAACTACTGACGATCGTCGAACAATTCAAGGTTCCCGGCGGCGCCCAGCTGGCTCTATGA
- a CDS encoding GSU0071 family protein, whose translation MNTQVIDEAIDKYVHERMTGGKERAKERFLSYAYLKQGKDEVGEFLQKVGGLSRYYIDYLKVMSNPFKGPELAWLASMLTIAVYSVFLMTCEEDRMIGILLFSGTVVNGWSLLRSIAKKWCEVGVMIAIYLEIVQIAEHELEEMV comes from the coding sequence ATGAATACTCAGGTAATTGATGAAGCGATCGACAAATATGTCCATGAACGGATGACCGGGGGAAAAGAACGGGCAAAGGAACGGTTTCTTTCCTACGCCTATCTGAAGCAGGGAAAAGATGAAGTGGGCGAATTTCTGCAGAAAGTCGGGGGGCTCAGCCGTTATTATATCGACTACCTCAAGGTCATGTCGAACCCGTTCAAGGGGCCGGAGCTGGCCTGGCTCGCTTCGATGCTGACCATTGCCGTCTATTCCGTGTTCCTGATGACCTGTGAAGAAGACAGGATGATCGGCATCCTGCTCTTTTCCGGCACGGTGGTGAACGGCTGGTCACTGCTCCGCTCCATCGCCAAAAAATGGTGCGAGGTCGGCGTCATGATCGCTATTTACCTGGAAATCGTCCAGATCGCGGAGCATGAGCTGGAAGAGATGGTGTAA
- a CDS encoding pyridoxal phosphate-dependent aminotransferase, giving the protein MRNEIVTPGAGELTYEIRNIVNVAEKLQKHGVKINWENIGDPIVKGEIIPLWMKEIVAREAMNDDTYGYCHTRGVLETREFICEMTNKRGGAQITPDDIIFFNGLGDAIAKVYGNLRHETRVLMPSPTYTTHTLGEAAHALAAPVCYRLKPEDNWYPDLEDLRNHARYNPQISGIMLINPDNPTGMVYPVETLREIVAIAKEYDLFIIADEVYNNIVYNKEKTVPISDVIGDVPAIAMKGISKELPWPGSRCGWIEVYNYGRDERFKKYINSILSTKMNEVCSTTLPQKTIPAIMSHPEYGNYLSERIARYERMSNITYDFLKDVPGLIVNRTNGAFYMAVAFEEGLLNNRQSLPIANPEVRELVEGLVNAPGVSPDKRFVYYMLAHTGICIVPLSSFNTGLQGFRVTLLEKEEDECKRIYSTLAEKIGEYLRS; this is encoded by the coding sequence ATGCGAAACGAAATTGTTACCCCCGGAGCCGGCGAGCTGACCTACGAAATCCGCAACATCGTCAATGTGGCGGAAAAGCTGCAAAAACACGGGGTGAAGATCAACTGGGAAAACATCGGCGACCCGATCGTCAAGGGAGAAATCATCCCCCTCTGGATGAAGGAGATCGTAGCCAGGGAAGCGATGAACGACGACACCTACGGCTACTGCCATACCCGCGGCGTGCTGGAGACCCGCGAGTTCATCTGCGAGATGACCAACAAGCGCGGCGGCGCCCAGATCACCCCGGACGACATCATCTTCTTCAACGGCCTCGGCGACGCCATCGCCAAGGTATACGGCAACCTCCGTCACGAAACCCGCGTCCTGATGCCTTCACCGACCTACACCACCCACACCCTCGGAGAAGCGGCCCATGCCCTTGCCGCACCGGTCTGCTACCGGCTGAAGCCGGAAGACAACTGGTATCCCGACCTGGAGGACCTGCGCAACCACGCCCGGTATAACCCGCAGATCTCCGGCATCATGTTGATCAACCCGGACAACCCGACCGGCATGGTCTACCCGGTCGAGACCCTGCGGGAGATCGTCGCCATCGCCAAGGAATACGACCTGTTCATCATCGCCGACGAGGTCTACAACAACATCGTCTACAACAAGGAAAAGACCGTCCCCATCTCCGACGTGATCGGCGATGTACCGGCCATTGCCATGAAGGGGATCTCCAAGGAACTCCCCTGGCCCGGCTCCCGTTGCGGCTGGATCGAGGTCTACAACTACGGCAGAGACGAGCGCTTCAAGAAATACATCAATTCCATCCTCAGTACCAAGATGAACGAGGTCTGCTCCACCACCCTGCCGCAGAAGACCATTCCGGCCATCATGTCCCACCCGGAATACGGCAACTATCTCTCGGAGCGCATCGCCCGTTACGAGCGGATGAGCAACATCACCTACGACTTCCTCAAGGATGTGCCGGGGCTGATCGTCAACCGCACCAATGGCGCCTTTTATATGGCGGTCGCCTTTGAAGAGGGACTGCTCAACAACCGCCAGAGCCTCCCCATCGCCAATCCGGAGGTCAGGGAACTGGTCGAGGGACTCGTCAACGCCCCCGGCGTCTCGCCGGACAAGCGTTTTGTCTACTACATGCTCGCCCATACCGGCATCTGCATTGTTCCGCTCTCTTCCTTCAACACCGGACTGCAGGGATTCAGAGTAACGCTCCTGGAAAAGGAAGAAGATGAATGCAAGCGGATCTACAGCACCCTGGCAGAAAAGATCGGTGAATATCTGCGCTCATAA
- a CDS encoding PilZ domain-containing protein: protein MADKRNIRRHRKRLTLKFGLQESDRFAFTEDISHQGMFIKTANVAPPGSKIKIDLALSEENIVTLEARVMWAKKVPANMVRLVKKSGMGVRITRFVAGEDSYNMLCEELHAR from the coding sequence ATGGCGGACAAACGGAACATCAGAAGACATCGTAAAAGACTGACCTTAAAATTCGGTCTTCAGGAATCCGACCGTTTTGCCTTTACGGAAGATATCTCCCATCAGGGGATGTTCATCAAAACAGCAAACGTCGCTCCGCCTGGAAGCAAGATCAAAATTGATCTTGCGCTAAGCGAAGAGAACATCGTCACACTGGAAGCCCGCGTGATGTGGGCCAAAAAGGTGCCGGCAAACATGGTGCGGCTCGTCAAAAAAAGTGGCATGGGTGTCAGGATAACCCGGTTTGTCGCGGGAGAAGACAGCTACAATATGCTTTGCGAAGAACTCCATGCACGATGA
- a CDS encoding transcriptional regulator, with amino-acid sequence MEQHDTLRHEIVSLLDGHELSAREISAEIGIGEKEVYGHLEHIQLHKRDLHLLITPAVCRKCGFVFRKRERLKKPGRCPVCRGELISEPLFSIEKSG; translated from the coding sequence GTGGAGCAGCACGATACGCTCCGCCATGAGATCGTCTCCCTTCTCGATGGGCATGAGCTCTCCGCCCGGGAGATTTCAGCGGAAATCGGCATCGGCGAAAAAGAGGTTTACGGTCATCTTGAGCATATCCAGCTGCACAAGAGGGACCTGCACCTCCTGATCACGCCGGCCGTATGCAGGAAATGCGGGTTTGTCTTCAGGAAGAGGGAGCGTCTGAAAAAGCCGGGGAGATGCCCGGTCTGCCGCGGTGAGCTGATCAGCGAGCCGCTATTCTCCATTGAGAAATCCGGTTAG
- a CDS encoding SH3 domain-containing protein — protein sequence MLFRTLIISLLLALSALPAFGIAKSRPFSGNGLLVIRPFPPQRDDVRALAIYREPGVERIAELDGKDLPPLAPVIQGRREEYPVAVIGKKGNWLRIAYDDAGREGWLEMPRYWEYSPWGSFLKGRAARLLPGLKKDLYLLRREPSPTSPQIDTLSRQKNLRIIEIKEDWALVLVDLTAYGWMRWRDNDGRFAISIDDKFDPQKH from the coding sequence ATGCTGTTTCGAACCCTGATCATATCGCTTTTGCTGGCGCTTTCGGCGTTGCCTGCCTTTGGCATTGCCAAGTCCCGCCCATTCAGCGGCAACGGCCTCCTGGTCATCCGCCCATTCCCCCCCCAGCGCGACGATGTCCGTGCTCTGGCCATTTACCGGGAGCCTGGCGTGGAAAGGATCGCCGAACTCGACGGCAAAGATCTCCCCCCCCTTGCGCCGGTGATCCAGGGACGCCGCGAAGAATACCCGGTGGCGGTAATCGGGAAAAAGGGGAACTGGTTGCGCATCGCCTATGACGACGCGGGGCGTGAGGGTTGGCTGGAAATGCCGCGCTACTGGGAATATTCACCATGGGGGAGTTTTCTCAAGGGACGGGCGGCAAGGCTCCTGCCTGGACTGAAAAAAGATCTATATCTCCTTCGCCGGGAACCATCCCCCACCTCGCCGCAGATAGACACCCTTTCCCGGCAAAAGAACCTGCGCATTATCGAGATCAAGGAAGACTGGGCACTCGTGCTCGTCGATCTGACGGCCTATGGCTGGATGCGCTGGAGGGACAACGACGGGCGTTTTGCCATCTCCATCGACGACAAGTTCGACCCACAAAAACATTGA
- a CDS encoding CheR family methyltransferase → MSKPTIKIIGLPERSSPDISSEAFETIGKILKNLKGFNLDCYKDKCIKRRISIRIRATHSNTAEAYCELLLNNESELELLLKVLTIHVSHFFRNPPTFEKLKNDIFPELFTRCNNEGRRDLRLWSVGCAGGEEPYTLALILNDTFGAEMKVVNVSILATDVDAGTLEVARTAAYNEDRLSEMSESIKTRYFDRIESKYHLLPEIKKLVTFRQGDLYDVSTYVMSDLILCRNVLIYFERSQQEKILEGFANVLPSGGILVLGKSETLVGNSRRRFKTICPVERIYQVL, encoded by the coding sequence ATGAGCAAACCCACCATAAAGATAATCGGCCTGCCGGAAAGAAGTTCTCCCGACATCTCTTCCGAAGCCTTCGAAACGATCGGTAAAATACTGAAAAACCTGAAGGGGTTTAACCTTGACTGTTACAAAGACAAGTGCATAAAACGACGAATCAGCATCAGGATAAGAGCAACCCACAGCAATACTGCCGAAGCCTACTGCGAGCTTCTTCTGAATAACGAGTCGGAACTGGAACTTCTGCTTAAGGTGCTGACGATTCATGTCAGTCATTTTTTCAGGAATCCGCCCACCTTTGAAAAGCTGAAAAATGATATATTCCCCGAACTCTTTACCCGGTGCAACAATGAGGGACGTCGCGACCTCAGGCTTTGGAGCGTCGGCTGCGCCGGCGGGGAAGAGCCGTACACCCTTGCACTGATACTGAATGATACCTTCGGTGCCGAGATGAAAGTGGTCAATGTCTCGATCCTGGCGACCGATGTTGACGCAGGGACCTTGGAAGTGGCAAGGACGGCGGCATACAACGAAGATCGATTGTCGGAGATGTCCGAGTCGATAAAAACACGCTATTTTGACCGGATAGAGTCAAAGTACCATCTGCTGCCGGAAATTAAAAAGCTGGTTACTTTCAGGCAGGGCGATCTCTACGATGTCAGCACCTATGTAATGAGCGATCTCATCCTGTGCCGTAATGTCCTCATCTATTTTGAGCGATCACAACAGGAAAAAATTCTTGAAGGTTTTGCCAATGTCCTGCCCAGTGGAGGCATACTGGTACTGGGCAAATCGGAAACCCTTGTCGGAAACTCCCGCAGGCGTTTTAAAACAATCTGCCCGGTAGAACGCATTTACCAAGTCCTGTAG
- a CDS encoding thiolase family protein produces the protein MKTFFQPRKVYVAASYMAPVGRYNGKEREALSFLELAEKAGAVFAGSPVRTREIEAVVVGCQNPVAFSGVDNTAAKVAGVLGISGAKSVLIDTASSSGASAFENAYMEIASGRSDHVLAIGIQKMSDVSTSDATRIVAGVIDRDEAEFGLSMPACGALVARSLMQRLNLSEEEWTAYSAMLTERAHRYAAKNPDAHLNFEIPLEEYYRQIVNGKNYRYWWPLRYHDFCPMSDGVAAVVLTARPQEVLVTGVGSATDIPTIADRKYFHSFPATVRAAAAAYGMAGIRDITDFAGRLHVNMHDPFNGFGPINMVDLGILPRARLLDGLLDDSLTGEYGRFPTNLTGGLKGRGHPLGATGMIQVVENHRLITEKGFQAGLSHSIGGPINNNVVILLEKADHYRRRRHEPYKPWGLPSLGTLKPKQVTVEALLAGVDAVEGRYVTSTTRFDYKSGEPLNTLMLVSCRMDGGRYTFLFGIGGEHYPSIARLSSGDRLSLERSNGGILVNRMPVKRFYQRTLDGLMEMAESGWRMIKGRGEVKSAGK, from the coding sequence ATGAAAACATTTTTTCAGCCGCGGAAGGTATATGTGGCAGCGTCATATATGGCGCCGGTCGGCCGCTACAACGGCAAGGAACGGGAGGCGCTCAGCTTCCTGGAACTGGCGGAAAAGGCCGGGGCGGTTTTTGCCGGCAGCCCGGTCAGGACAAGGGAAATCGAGGCGGTAGTGGTGGGGTGTCAGAACCCGGTCGCCTTTTCCGGCGTGGACAATACCGCTGCCAAGGTGGCGGGGGTGCTTGGCATCTCCGGCGCCAAATCGGTGCTGATCGACACCGCTTCCTCTTCCGGGGCGTCGGCCTTCGAGAACGCCTACATGGAGATAGCCTCGGGGCGTTCCGATCATGTGCTGGCCATCGGCATCCAGAAGATGAGCGACGTCTCCACGTCGGATGCCACCCGGATCGTCGCCGGGGTAATCGACCGGGATGAAGCGGAATTCGGCCTCTCCATGCCTGCCTGCGGGGCCTTGGTGGCCAGGTCGCTGATGCAGCGGCTGAATCTTTCCGAAGAGGAGTGGACGGCCTATTCGGCGATGCTCACCGAGCGTGCCCACCGCTATGCGGCAAAGAATCCCGATGCCCACCTGAATTTCGAGATACCCCTGGAGGAGTACTACCGGCAGATCGTCAACGGCAAGAACTACCGCTACTGGTGGCCGCTCCGCTACCATGATTTCTGCCCCATGTCAGACGGCGTGGCGGCGGTAGTGCTAACCGCCCGGCCGCAGGAGGTGCTGGTGACGGGGGTGGGGAGCGCCACGGACATTCCGACCATCGCCGACCGCAAGTATTTCCATTCATTTCCCGCCACGGTAAGGGCGGCAGCAGCGGCTTACGGCATGGCCGGGATCAGGGATATCACCGACTTCGCCGGCAGGCTCCACGTGAACATGCACGATCCCTTCAACGGTTTCGGCCCCATCAACATGGTCGATCTCGGCATCCTGCCGCGGGCAAGACTTTTGGACGGCCTGCTCGACGACAGCCTGACCGGCGAATACGGCCGCTTTCCCACCAATCTGACCGGCGGCCTGAAAGGGCGCGGCCACCCGCTCGGGGCCACCGGCATGATCCAGGTTGTGGAAAATCACCGCCTGATAACGGAGAAGGGCTTTCAGGCCGGTCTCTCCCACTCCATCGGCGGTCCGATCAACAACAACGTGGTCATCCTCCTGGAGAAGGCGGACCATTACCGTCGCCGCCGCCACGAGCCATACAAACCGTGGGGATTGCCGTCGCTCGGCACGCTGAAGCCGAAGCAGGTTACCGTCGAGGCGCTCCTGGCCGGCGTGGATGCAGTGGAGGGGAGGTATGTCACCTCCACCACCAGGTTTGACTACAAGTCCGGTGAGCCGCTCAATACGCTGATGCTGGTTTCCTGCCGCATGGATGGGGGGCGCTATACCTTTCTCTTCGGCATCGGCGGGGAGCATTACCCGAGCATCGCCCGCCTCTCTTCAGGGGACCGGCTCAGCCTGGAACGCTCCAACGGTGGCATCCTGGTCAACCGGATGCCGGTCAAGCGCTTCTACCAGCGCACCCTCGACGGATTGATGGAGATGGCCGAATCGGGGTGGCGGATGATCAAGGGAAGGGGTGAGGTAAAATCGGCAGGAAAATAA
- a CDS encoding GGDEF domain-containing protein: MKVTVLKKLTIFALPAMLLVAAYLSLPHIAALSPAQRELALFSPYLVVVVGMSLSFAFGRGRVFFILLLQGIFYWSFRTYLQNGINGFAPQVVFQSLCLLLPLNITLFSFIRERGVMTVSGRMRFIFLALQAAMVAWIIRYQHDYSDLPLFLSAKFLHFPFISDLTLPQPALLLIVAGILLIFIRAFTRQSPIDSGLLGSLVAVAVACNWLASTDVPLVFISAAALILSVSVLQDSHNMAYRDDLTGLPSRRALNEQMLGVGRQYVIAMLDVDHFKSFNDSYGHDVGDQVLKMVAKKMAAVKGGGKAYRYGGEEFTILMPRKKMAEAIPFLEEVRKNIATYQLVLRGNDRPKEAKEGKKLRASERGDKSVSVTISIGVAESSDSLRSAEEVLKAADKALYRAKSKGRNQLSK, translated from the coding sequence GTGAAAGTCACTGTTCTCAAAAAACTGACAATCTTTGCACTGCCTGCCATGTTGCTCGTGGCGGCATACTTGTCGCTTCCTCACATTGCCGCCCTCTCTCCAGCCCAGCGCGAGCTTGCATTGTTTTCCCCCTATCTGGTCGTCGTTGTCGGGATGTCTCTGAGTTTCGCCTTCGGCCGCGGCCGGGTTTTCTTCATCCTGCTTCTCCAAGGAATTTTTTACTGGAGTTTTCGCACCTACCTGCAAAACGGCATAAACGGCTTTGCTCCCCAGGTGGTGTTTCAGTCGCTCTGCCTGCTCCTTCCCCTCAACATCACCCTCTTCTCCTTCATACGCGAACGGGGGGTGATGACCGTCTCCGGCCGGATGCGCTTTATTTTCCTGGCTTTGCAAGCGGCAATGGTCGCCTGGATCATCAGGTACCAGCACGACTACAGCGATCTGCCGCTTTTTTTATCCGCGAAATTCCTCCACTTCCCCTTCATTTCAGATCTGACGCTTCCCCAGCCAGCTTTGCTCCTGATAGTTGCGGGCATTCTCCTCATCTTTATCCGTGCGTTCACCAGGCAATCCCCCATCGACAGCGGCCTCCTCGGCTCTCTGGTTGCCGTTGCCGTTGCCTGCAACTGGTTGGCGAGCACGGATGTCCCCCTTGTTTTCATCTCCGCAGCCGCATTGATACTCTCCGTAAGCGTCCTCCAGGACTCCCACAACATGGCTTATCGCGACGATCTGACCGGGTTGCCGTCGCGGCGCGCCCTGAACGAGCAGATGTTGGGCGTGGGGAGGCAATATGTGATCGCCATGCTCGACGTCGATCATTTCAAGAGCTTCAACGATAGTTACGGTCACGATGTGGGGGACCAGGTGTTGAAGATGGTGGCGAAGAAGATGGCGGCGGTCAAGGGGGGAGGCAAGGCATACCGTTACGGCGGCGAGGAATTCACCATCCTCATGCCGCGCAAAAAGATGGCCGAGGCCATTCCCTTTCTGGAAGAGGTGCGAAAGAACATCGCCACTTATCAGCTTGTGCTGCGAGGCAACGACCGCCCCAAAGAAGCGAAAGAGGGGAAAAAGCTGCGCGCCTCCGAACGTGGCGACAAGTCCGTGTCGGTGACCATCAGCATCGGCGTTGCCGAGAGCAGCGATAGCCTGAGAAGCGCCGAAGAGGTACTCAAGGCGGCGGACAAGGCCCTCTACCGGGCAAAGAGCAAGGGACGAAACCAGCTGAGTAAATAA
- a CDS encoding BON domain-containing protein, whose translation MKSADEIIRRIAASLEQETLVNLHAYPIQIDYLDGVATLTGETGDIAAKKIALEIAGAVPGVSAIVDRLHVQPAEQMEDGEIRDHVCNALLSEQLLEAYAIRALIKGSMETVREPVTPFGAIEVEVINGVVTLNGQVGSLSQKRITGVLAWWVPGSSDVVNGLEVAPPEEDNDDEVVDAIRLMLEKDPFVNATQIRVTCRNYVVTLEGLVSTESERRMAEADTWYVFRVDRVKNLLQTKE comes from the coding sequence ATGAAGAGTGCAGACGAAATCATCCGGAGAATCGCGGCATCACTTGAACAAGAGACTCTTGTCAACCTCCACGCCTACCCGATTCAAATCGACTACCTTGACGGGGTAGCGACACTGACTGGGGAGACGGGAGATATCGCTGCAAAAAAGATTGCCCTGGAAATTGCAGGCGCCGTTCCCGGCGTTTCGGCAATCGTTGATCGGCTCCACGTTCAGCCCGCCGAGCAGATGGAGGACGGCGAAATCCGCGATCACGTCTGTAACGCCCTCCTTTCGGAACAGCTTCTGGAAGCCTATGCCATCAGGGCTCTGATAAAAGGAAGCATGGAAACCGTCAGGGAACCGGTCACCCCGTTTGGCGCCATTGAAGTGGAGGTGATCAACGGGGTGGTGACATTGAACGGCCAGGTCGGCAGCCTCTCACAGAAACGGATTACAGGGGTGCTGGCATGGTGGGTGCCGGGAAGCAGTGATGTTGTAAACGGACTGGAAGTAGCGCCGCCTGAAGAGGACAACGACGATGAAGTCGTTGATGCGATCAGGCTGATGCTGGAAAAGGACCCCTTTGTCAACGCCACCCAGATCCGCGTTACCTGCCGCAATTATGTGGTAACCCTTGAGGGGCTGGTTTCTACCGAATCCGAGCGTCGAATGGCGGAAGCGGATACCTGGTATGTATTCCGGGTGGACAGGGTGAAAAACCTGCTGCAAACCAAGGAGTAA
- a CDS encoding VOC family protein, translated as MVKGMKNVVVFVRDFEGAKRFYKELLKLPLVQESVAMMEFFPGNGATLGVSLAMHEAAQPLVGRHTGVTLVVSDLEQLCKELTNAGVSFAEPLERTPWGKMAVVKDPDGNQFALVEG; from the coding sequence ATGGTAAAAGGGATGAAAAACGTGGTGGTCTTTGTCCGGGATTTTGAAGGGGCAAAGCGCTTTTACAAGGAATTGCTGAAACTGCCGCTGGTGCAGGAATCGGTGGCGATGATGGAATTTTTTCCCGGCAATGGGGCCACGCTGGGTGTGTCATTGGCCATGCACGAGGCAGCGCAGCCGCTGGTAGGGCGTCATACGGGCGTTACCCTGGTCGTTTCGGACCTGGAGCAGCTTTGCAAGGAGCTGACCAATGCCGGCGTTTCATTTGCCGAACCGCTGGAACGGACTCCATGGGGCAAGATGGCTGTGGTGAAGGACCCGGACGGCAACCAGTTCGCTCTCGTCGAGGGGTAA
- a CDS encoding WbuC family cupin fold metalloprotein: protein MMKIVGKQLMDTITAQAQENPRLRKNFNLHPSDDFCCHRLLNAIEPDSYIRPHRHLDPTKDESFVVLRGKLGIITFDENGAVMEKATLAVANETLIADIPHGVFHTAVSLEKGTIFFEAKAGPYIPLNEEEKAPWAPEDGAPEVPDYLAGLKALF, encoded by the coding sequence ATGATGAAAATCGTTGGCAAACAATTGATGGATACCATTACCGCCCAGGCGCAGGAGAACCCGCGGCTGAGAAAGAACTTCAACCTCCACCCCTCGGACGATTTCTGTTGTCACCGTCTCTTGAACGCCATCGAGCCCGACTCTTACATCCGCCCCCACCGGCATCTGGACCCCACCAAGGATGAATCGTTCGTCGTCCTCAGGGGAAAACTGGGGATCATCACCTTCGACGAGAACGGCGCCGTAATGGAGAAGGCCACCCTTGCGGTTGCAAACGAAACATTGATCGCGGACATTCCTCACGGGGTATTCCATACCGCGGTGAGCCTGGAGAAAGGAACCATTTTCTTCGAGGCCAAGGCTGGCCCTTACATTCCTTTGAACGAGGAGGAAAAAGCACCATGGGCTCCCGAAGACGGAGCTCCGGAAGTTCCGGACTATCTTGCCGGGCTTAAGGCGCTTTTCTAA